A genomic region of Echeneis naucrates chromosome 24, fEcheNa1.1, whole genome shotgun sequence contains the following coding sequences:
- the enpp5 gene encoding ectonucleotide pyrophosphatase/phosphodiesterase family member 5 → MLGCFVRRGCPLVCLWALLLPLVSLHRLDQRGQRGHSVRDRPKLLLVSFDGFRWDYVDRVPTPNFHSIMDEGVTVERVENAYITKTFPNHYSLVTGLYAETHGIVANEMYDPIMNQSFSMETDSIYESRWWEEAVPLWVTIQKAGGKSGAAMWPGSDVKIHGMFPTQFLQYNASVSFETRVERIVDWFSAPKEKAVDFGVLYWEEPDESGHNLGPQSSLMDVVIAGIDEKLGFLINELKKAGLYEQVNLIVTSDHGMTQLFTDNIIELDEYVSRDLYTLVDKSPVVGILPKEGKVQEVYNKLLDANPNMVVYKKEEIPTHFHYQHNIRIMPIILEAKEGWTIMQNRTGHVMLGNHGYDNTLRSMQPVFVARGPAFRQNYVKTSMRSVDLYPLMCHILSVRPLPNNGSLLNVQDLLSSQPVPTMPSTPPRVTEYSYAPVIGSFISVVMVLCFLVFYVRQVTLKQLPSLKHRSREMSQPLLQEDLHL, encoded by the exons ATGCTTGGCTGTTTTGTACGAAGAGGCTGCCCTCTGGTCTGCCTGTGGgccctgctgctgcctctggtCTCCCTGCATCGCTTGGACCAGCGTGGGCAGAGGGGACACAGTGTGAGAGACCGACCCAAGCTACTGCTGGTGTCCTTTGATGGATTCCGCTGGGATTATGTTGACCGGGTCCCAACGCCTAATTTCCACAGCATCATGGACGAGGGGGTGACAGTGGAGCGGGTGGAGAACGCCTACATCACCAAAACCTTCCCCAACCACTACAGCTTAGTGACGGGTCTGTATGCTGAGACTCATGGCATCGTGGCCAATGAGATGTACGACCCGATTATGAACCAGTCCTTCTCCATGGAGACGGACAGCATCTATGAATCACGGTGGTGGGAGGAGGCGGTACCTCTCTGGGTGACCATCCAGAAAGCTGGAGGGAAGAGTGGGGCAGCAATGTGGCCTGGCTCTGATGTGAAGATCCATGGGATGTTCCCCACTCAGTTCCTCCAATACAATGCCTCCGTCTCCTTTGAAACCAGAGTGGAGCGGATTGTTGACTGGTTCTCTGCACCTAAAGAGAAAGCTGTGGATTTTGGAGTTCTGTACTGGGAGGAGCCCGATGAGAGTGGGCACAACCTGGGACCTCAGAGTTCCCTTATGGATGTAGTCATCGCAGGGATTGATGAGAAACTTGGCTTCCTCATTAATGAGCTAAAGAAGGCCGGGCTGTACGAGCAAGTGAACCTGATAGTGACCAGCGACCACGGGATGACACAGCTTTTCACTGATAACATCATAGAACTGGATGAGTACGTGAGCAGAGACTTGTACACCTTGGTGGACAAGAGTCCAGTGGTGGGAATACTACCCAAAGAAG GAAAAGTTCAAGAGGTGTATAATAAGCTTTTGGATGCAAACCCAAACATGGTGGTgtacaaaaaggaagaaattccCACGCACTTCCATTATCAGCATAACATCAGGATCATGCCCATTATATTAGAGGCCAAGGAGGGCTGGACCATCATGCAGAACAGGACTGGGCACGTCATGC TGGGAAACCATGGCTACGACAACACCTTAAGGAGCATGCAACCAGTGTTTGTAGCCCGTGGGCCGGCCTTTCGTCAGAATTATGTGAAAACCTCCATGCGCTCTGTCGATCTCTACCctctcatgtgccacatcctGTCTGTCCGCCCTCTGCCAAACAATGGCTCCCTGTTAAATGTTCAGGACCTGCTCTCCTCACAGCCAGTTCCAACTATGCCCAGCACTCCTCCCAGGGTCACTGAATACTCCTATGCCCCTGTCATAGGATCTTTCATCAGTGTGGTTATGGTGCTTTGCTTCCTGGTGTTCTACGTCAGACAAGTGACGCTCAAACAGCTGCCTTCACTCAAACACAGAAGCAGGGAGATGTCGCAGCCCTTGCTGCAAGAAGACTTGCACCTGTAG
- the clic5b gene encoding chloride intracellular channel protein 5b encodes MSTNGQDRDPDIELFVKAGSDGESIGNCPFSQRLFMILWLKGVVFNVTTVDLRRKPADLHNLAPGTHPPFLTYNGEVKTDINKIEEFLEEMLSPPKYPKLAAKQRESNTAGNDIFAKFSAYIKNTKLEANAALEKGLSKALKKLDDYLNSPLPDEIDADSMDEERGSNRCFLDGNELTLADCNLLPKLHIVKVVAKKYRNYDIPSDMTGVWRYLKNAYTRDEFTNTCAADLEIETAYKDVARRLAK; translated from the exons ATGTCCACAAATGGTCAAGACAGAGATCCTGATATTGAACTGTTTGTCAAG gcgGGCAGTGATGGGGAGAGCATCGGAAACTGTCCATTCTCTCAGCGCCTCTTCATGATCCTCTGGCTCAAAGGAGTCGTCTTCAACGTCACCACCGTCGACCTCAGGAG GAAGCCTGCAGATCTGCACAACCTGGCCCCCGGGACACACCCTCCTTTCTTGACCTACAACGGAGAGGTCAAGACCGATATCAACAAGATCGAAGAGTTTCTTGAGGAAATGCTCAGTCCTCCAAA GTATCCTAAACTGGCTGCCAAGCAGAGAGAGTCCAATACAGCTGGAAATGACATCTTTGCCAAGTTCTCAGCCTACATCAAGAACACCAAACTGGAGGCCAATGCTG CTCTGGAGAAGGGTTTAAGCAAGGCCCTGAAGAAGCTGGACGACTACCTGAACAGCCCCCTGCCAGATGAGATTGATGCAGACAGTATGGATGAGGAGAGGGGCTCCAACCGCTGCTTTCTGGACGGGAATGAGCTCACGCTGGCAGACTGCAACCTGCTTCCCAAACTGCACATAGTCAAG GTTGTTGCGAAGAAGTACCGTAACTACGACATCCCCTCAGACATGACGGGTGTGTGGCGGTATCTTAAAAATGCTTACACACGTGACGAGTTCACCAACACCTGCGCTGCTGACCTGGAGATCGAGACCGCCTACAAAGATGTGGCGAGGAGACTGGCCAAGTAA
- the runx2b gene encoding runt-related transcription factor 2b isoform X2: MRIPVDPSASRRFSPPSSSLQPVPGKMNDVSSPGGQPDAAAAVPRLRPHENRSMAEIIADHPAELVRTDSPNFLCSVLPSHWRCNKTLPVAFKVVALGDIPDGTVVTVMAGNDENYSAELRNASGVMKNQVARFNDLRFVGRSGRGKSFTLTITVFTNPPQVATYHRAIKVTVDGPREPRRHRQKLEDPPKSGLFSDRLSELERMRVRVTVPTQAPRPTLNTAANSFNPQGQTQITDPRQSQSSPPWSYEQTYPSYLSPMASPSVHSTTPLSSSRGTGLPANPNELNVFPVCVSSGSSDLSPFPGQFERQFPGLSSLTETRFSSPRMHYPATFTYTPPVTSAMSLGSAHYHTYLPPPYPGSTQSQSGPFQTSSTPYLYYGASSGSYQFSMVPGGDRSPSRMIPPCTSASTGTSLVNPNLPSQTEGGVDGDGSHSNSPTVLNSGGRMDEAVWRPY; encoded by the exons ATGCGAATTCCCGTAGATCCCAGCGCCAGTCGGAGGTTCAGTCCGCCGTCCAGTAGCCTCCAGCCGGTCCCAGGGAAGATGAACGATGTGAGCTCTCCGGGCGGCCAGCCGGACGCAGCGGCGGCAGTGCCAAGACTGCGTCCCCACGAAAACCGCAGCATGGCCGAGATCATCGCCGACCACCCGGCCGAGCTGGTCCGGACCGACAGCCCCAACTTTCTGTGCTCGGTCCTGCCCTCCCACTGGCGGTGCAACAAGACGCTGCCTGTCGCCTTCAAG GTGGTCGCTCTGGGAGACATACCTGATGGGACTGTTGTCACAGTAATGGCAGGAAATGATGAAAACTACTCAGCAGAGCTGCGGAATGCCTCAGGTGTGATGAAAAACCAGGTAGCACGCTTCAACGACCTTCGCTTCGTGGGCCGCAGTGGCAGAG GCAAGAGCTTCACGCTGACAATCACAGTATTCACCAACCCACCACAAGTGGCCACTTACCACCGAGCCATAAAGGTCACCGTGGACGGACCACGTGAGCCCAGGA GGCATCGTCAAAAGCTAGAGGACCCCCCCAAGAGTGGTCTCTTCTCAGACCGCCTCAGTGAGCTCGAGAGAATGAGAGTGAGGGTTACGGTTCCTACTCAAGCCCCTCGGCCCACTCTCAACACAGCAGCCAACTCCTTCAACCCGCAGGGACAGACACAGATAACAG ACCCTCGTCAGTCCCAGTCCTCTCCTCCTTGGTCATATGAACAGACGTACCCATCCTACCTGAGTCCCATGGCATCCCCCTCAGTCCACTCCACCACCCCCCTCTCCTCCAGCCGAGGCACGGGCCTGCCTGCC AACCCTAATGAACTCAAtgtctttcctgtgtgtgtgtcttcaggttCTTCCGACCTGAGTCCATTCCCTGGTCAGTTTGAGCGTCAGTTCCCGGGCCTGTCCTCCCTCACAGAGACACGTTTCTCCAGCCCCCGGATGCACTACCCAGCCACCTTTACCTACACCCCACCAGTGACCTCAGCCATGTCACTTGGCAGCGCCCACTACCACACCTACCTTCCCCCTCCTTACCCGGGCTCCACTCAGAGCCAGAGCGGACCCTTTCAGACCAGCAGCACACCCTATCTCTACTACGGAGCTTCATCCGGCTCCTACCAGTTCTCCATGGTACCCGGCGGGGATCGCTCACCCTCCCGGATGATCCCGCCTTGCACTAGCGCCTCCACGGGCACTTCCCTGGTGAACCCCAACCTACCCAGCCAGACAGAAGGAGGGGTGGATGGCGACGGGAGCCACAGTAACTCCCCAACAGTTCTTAACTCTGGAGGCCGTATGGATGAAGCTGTCTGGAGGCCATACTGA
- the runx2b gene encoding runt-related transcription factor 2b isoform X5, whose translation MRIPVDPSASRRFSPPSSSLQPVPGKMNDVSSPGGQPDAAAAVPRLRPHENRSMAEIIADHPAELVRTDSPNFLCSVLPSHWRCNKTLPVAFKVVALGDIPDGTVVTVMAGNDENYSAELRNASGVMKNQVARFNDLRFVGRSGRGKSFTLTITVFTNPPQVATYHRAIKVTVDGPREPRRHRQKLEDPPKSGLFSDRLSELERMRVRVTVPTQAPRPTLNTAANSFNPQGQTQITDPRQSQSSPPWSYEQTGPFQTSSTPYLYYGASSGSYQFSMVPGGDRSPSRMIPPCTSASTGTSLVNPNLPSQTEGGVDGDGSHSNSPTVLNSGGRMDEAVWRPY comes from the exons ATGCGAATTCCCGTAGATCCCAGCGCCAGTCGGAGGTTCAGTCCGCCGTCCAGTAGCCTCCAGCCGGTCCCAGGGAAGATGAACGATGTGAGCTCTCCGGGCGGCCAGCCGGACGCAGCGGCGGCAGTGCCAAGACTGCGTCCCCACGAAAACCGCAGCATGGCCGAGATCATCGCCGACCACCCGGCCGAGCTGGTCCGGACCGACAGCCCCAACTTTCTGTGCTCGGTCCTGCCCTCCCACTGGCGGTGCAACAAGACGCTGCCTGTCGCCTTCAAG GTGGTCGCTCTGGGAGACATACCTGATGGGACTGTTGTCACAGTAATGGCAGGAAATGATGAAAACTACTCAGCAGAGCTGCGGAATGCCTCAGGTGTGATGAAAAACCAGGTAGCACGCTTCAACGACCTTCGCTTCGTGGGCCGCAGTGGCAGAG GCAAGAGCTTCACGCTGACAATCACAGTATTCACCAACCCACCACAAGTGGCCACTTACCACCGAGCCATAAAGGTCACCGTGGACGGACCACGTGAGCCCAGGA GGCATCGTCAAAAGCTAGAGGACCCCCCCAAGAGTGGTCTCTTCTCAGACCGCCTCAGTGAGCTCGAGAGAATGAGAGTGAGGGTTACGGTTCCTACTCAAGCCCCTCGGCCCACTCTCAACACAGCAGCCAACTCCTTCAACCCGCAGGGACAGACACAGATAACAG ACCCTCGTCAGTCCCAGTCCTCTCCTCCTTGGTCATATGAACAGAC CGGACCCTTTCAGACCAGCAGCACACCCTATCTCTACTACGGAGCTTCATCCGGCTCCTACCAGTTCTCCATGGTACCCGGCGGGGATCGCTCACCCTCCCGGATGATCCCGCCTTGCACTAGCGCCTCCACGGGCACTTCCCTGGTGAACCCCAACCTACCCAGCCAGACAGAAGGAGGGGTGGATGGCGACGGGAGCCACAGTAACTCCCCAACAGTTCTTAACTCTGGAGGCCGTATGGATGAAGCTGTCTGGAGGCCATACTGA
- the runx2b gene encoding runt-related transcription factor 2b isoform X4, with the protein MASNSLFSTVTPCQQNFFWDPSASRRFSPPSSSLQPVPGKMNDVSSPGGQPDAAAAVPRLRPHENRSMAEIIADHPAELVRTDSPNFLCSVLPSHWRCNKTLPVAFKVVALGDIPDGTVVTVMAGNDENYSAELRNASGVMKNQVARFNDLRFVGRSGRGKSFTLTITVFTNPPQVATYHRAIKVTVDGPREPRRHRQKLEDPPKSGLFSDRLSELERMRVRVTVPTQAPRPTLNTAANSFNPQGQTQITGSSDLSPFPGQFERQFPGLSSLTETRFSSPRMHYPATFTYTPPVTSAMSLGSAHYHTYLPPPYPGSTQSQSGPFQTSSTPYLYYGASSGSYQFSMVPGGDRSPSRMIPPCTSASTGTSLVNPNLPSQTEGGVDGDGSHSNSPTVLNSGGRMDEAVWRPY; encoded by the exons ATCCCAGCGCCAGTCGGAGGTTCAGTCCGCCGTCCAGTAGCCTCCAGCCGGTCCCAGGGAAGATGAACGATGTGAGCTCTCCGGGCGGCCAGCCGGACGCAGCGGCGGCAGTGCCAAGACTGCGTCCCCACGAAAACCGCAGCATGGCCGAGATCATCGCCGACCACCCGGCCGAGCTGGTCCGGACCGACAGCCCCAACTTTCTGTGCTCGGTCCTGCCCTCCCACTGGCGGTGCAACAAGACGCTGCCTGTCGCCTTCAAG GTGGTCGCTCTGGGAGACATACCTGATGGGACTGTTGTCACAGTAATGGCAGGAAATGATGAAAACTACTCAGCAGAGCTGCGGAATGCCTCAGGTGTGATGAAAAACCAGGTAGCACGCTTCAACGACCTTCGCTTCGTGGGCCGCAGTGGCAGAG GCAAGAGCTTCACGCTGACAATCACAGTATTCACCAACCCACCACAAGTGGCCACTTACCACCGAGCCATAAAGGTCACCGTGGACGGACCACGTGAGCCCAGGA GGCATCGTCAAAAGCTAGAGGACCCCCCCAAGAGTGGTCTCTTCTCAGACCGCCTCAGTGAGCTCGAGAGAATGAGAGTGAGGGTTACGGTTCCTACTCAAGCCCCTCGGCCCACTCTCAACACAGCAGCCAACTCCTTCAACCCGCAGGGACAGACACAGATAACAG gttCTTCCGACCTGAGTCCATTCCCTGGTCAGTTTGAGCGTCAGTTCCCGGGCCTGTCCTCCCTCACAGAGACACGTTTCTCCAGCCCCCGGATGCACTACCCAGCCACCTTTACCTACACCCCACCAGTGACCTCAGCCATGTCACTTGGCAGCGCCCACTACCACACCTACCTTCCCCCTCCTTACCCGGGCTCCACTCAGAGCCAGAGCGGACCCTTTCAGACCAGCAGCACACCCTATCTCTACTACGGAGCTTCATCCGGCTCCTACCAGTTCTCCATGGTACCCGGCGGGGATCGCTCACCCTCCCGGATGATCCCGCCTTGCACTAGCGCCTCCACGGGCACTTCCCTGGTGAACCCCAACCTACCCAGCCAGACAGAAGGAGGGGTGGATGGCGACGGGAGCCACAGTAACTCCCCAACAGTTCTTAACTCTGGAGGCCGTATGGATGAAGCTGTCTGGAGGCCATACTGA
- the runx2b gene encoding runt-related transcription factor 2b isoform X3 has protein sequence MNDVSSPGGQPDAAAAVPRLRPHENRSMAEIIADHPAELVRTDSPNFLCSVLPSHWRCNKTLPVAFKVVALGDIPDGTVVTVMAGNDENYSAELRNASGVMKNQVARFNDLRFVGRSGRGKSFTLTITVFTNPPQVATYHRAIKVTVDGPREPRRHRQKLEDPPKSGLFSDRLSELERMRVRVTVPTQAPRPTLNTAANSFNPQGQTQITDPRQSQSSPPWSYEQTYPSYLSPMASPSVHSTTPLSSSRGTGLPAISDVPRRLPGSSDLSPFPGQFERQFPGLSSLTETRFSSPRMHYPATFTYTPPVTSAMSLGSAHYHTYLPPPYPGSTQSQSGPFQTSSTPYLYYGASSGSYQFSMVPGGDRSPSRMIPPCTSASTGTSLVNPNLPSQTEGGVDGDGSHSNSPTVLNSGGRMDEAVWRPY, from the exons ATGAACGATGTGAGCTCTCCGGGCGGCCAGCCGGACGCAGCGGCGGCAGTGCCAAGACTGCGTCCCCACGAAAACCGCAGCATGGCCGAGATCATCGCCGACCACCCGGCCGAGCTGGTCCGGACCGACAGCCCCAACTTTCTGTGCTCGGTCCTGCCCTCCCACTGGCGGTGCAACAAGACGCTGCCTGTCGCCTTCAAG GTGGTCGCTCTGGGAGACATACCTGATGGGACTGTTGTCACAGTAATGGCAGGAAATGATGAAAACTACTCAGCAGAGCTGCGGAATGCCTCAGGTGTGATGAAAAACCAGGTAGCACGCTTCAACGACCTTCGCTTCGTGGGCCGCAGTGGCAGAG GCAAGAGCTTCACGCTGACAATCACAGTATTCACCAACCCACCACAAGTGGCCACTTACCACCGAGCCATAAAGGTCACCGTGGACGGACCACGTGAGCCCAGGA GGCATCGTCAAAAGCTAGAGGACCCCCCCAAGAGTGGTCTCTTCTCAGACCGCCTCAGTGAGCTCGAGAGAATGAGAGTGAGGGTTACGGTTCCTACTCAAGCCCCTCGGCCCACTCTCAACACAGCAGCCAACTCCTTCAACCCGCAGGGACAGACACAGATAACAG ACCCTCGTCAGTCCCAGTCCTCTCCTCCTTGGTCATATGAACAGACGTACCCATCCTACCTGAGTCCCATGGCATCCCCCTCAGTCCACTCCACCACCCCCCTCTCCTCCAGCCGAGGCACGGGCCTGCCTGCCATCAGTGACGTACCTAGACGATTGCCAG gttCTTCCGACCTGAGTCCATTCCCTGGTCAGTTTGAGCGTCAGTTCCCGGGCCTGTCCTCCCTCACAGAGACACGTTTCTCCAGCCCCCGGATGCACTACCCAGCCACCTTTACCTACACCCCACCAGTGACCTCAGCCATGTCACTTGGCAGCGCCCACTACCACACCTACCTTCCCCCTCCTTACCCGGGCTCCACTCAGAGCCAGAGCGGACCCTTTCAGACCAGCAGCACACCCTATCTCTACTACGGAGCTTCATCCGGCTCCTACCAGTTCTCCATGGTACCCGGCGGGGATCGCTCACCCTCCCGGATGATCCCGCCTTGCACTAGCGCCTCCACGGGCACTTCCCTGGTGAACCCCAACCTACCCAGCCAGACAGAAGGAGGGGTGGATGGCGACGGGAGCCACAGTAACTCCCCAACAGTTCTTAACTCTGGAGGCCGTATGGATGAAGCTGTCTGGAGGCCATACTGA
- the runx2b gene encoding runt-related transcription factor 2b isoform X1 has translation MASNSLFSTVTPCQQNFFWDPSASRRFSPPSSSLQPVPGKMNDVSSPGGQPDAAAAVPRLRPHENRSMAEIIADHPAELVRTDSPNFLCSVLPSHWRCNKTLPVAFKVVALGDIPDGTVVTVMAGNDENYSAELRNASGVMKNQVARFNDLRFVGRSGRGKSFTLTITVFTNPPQVATYHRAIKVTVDGPREPRRHRQKLEDPPKSGLFSDRLSELERMRVRVTVPTQAPRPTLNTAANSFNPQGQTQITDPRQSQSSPPWSYEQTYPSYLSPMASPSVHSTTPLSSSRGTGLPAISDVPRRLPGSSDLSPFPGQFERQFPGLSSLTETRFSSPRMHYPATFTYTPPVTSAMSLGSAHYHTYLPPPYPGSTQSQSGPFQTSSTPYLYYGASSGSYQFSMVPGGDRSPSRMIPPCTSASTGTSLVNPNLPSQTEGGVDGDGSHSNSPTVLNSGGRMDEAVWRPY, from the exons ATCCCAGCGCCAGTCGGAGGTTCAGTCCGCCGTCCAGTAGCCTCCAGCCGGTCCCAGGGAAGATGAACGATGTGAGCTCTCCGGGCGGCCAGCCGGACGCAGCGGCGGCAGTGCCAAGACTGCGTCCCCACGAAAACCGCAGCATGGCCGAGATCATCGCCGACCACCCGGCCGAGCTGGTCCGGACCGACAGCCCCAACTTTCTGTGCTCGGTCCTGCCCTCCCACTGGCGGTGCAACAAGACGCTGCCTGTCGCCTTCAAG GTGGTCGCTCTGGGAGACATACCTGATGGGACTGTTGTCACAGTAATGGCAGGAAATGATGAAAACTACTCAGCAGAGCTGCGGAATGCCTCAGGTGTGATGAAAAACCAGGTAGCACGCTTCAACGACCTTCGCTTCGTGGGCCGCAGTGGCAGAG GCAAGAGCTTCACGCTGACAATCACAGTATTCACCAACCCACCACAAGTGGCCACTTACCACCGAGCCATAAAGGTCACCGTGGACGGACCACGTGAGCCCAGGA GGCATCGTCAAAAGCTAGAGGACCCCCCCAAGAGTGGTCTCTTCTCAGACCGCCTCAGTGAGCTCGAGAGAATGAGAGTGAGGGTTACGGTTCCTACTCAAGCCCCTCGGCCCACTCTCAACACAGCAGCCAACTCCTTCAACCCGCAGGGACAGACACAGATAACAG ACCCTCGTCAGTCCCAGTCCTCTCCTCCTTGGTCATATGAACAGACGTACCCATCCTACCTGAGTCCCATGGCATCCCCCTCAGTCCACTCCACCACCCCCCTCTCCTCCAGCCGAGGCACGGGCCTGCCTGCCATCAGTGACGTACCTAGACGATTGCCAG gttCTTCCGACCTGAGTCCATTCCCTGGTCAGTTTGAGCGTCAGTTCCCGGGCCTGTCCTCCCTCACAGAGACACGTTTCTCCAGCCCCCGGATGCACTACCCAGCCACCTTTACCTACACCCCACCAGTGACCTCAGCCATGTCACTTGGCAGCGCCCACTACCACACCTACCTTCCCCCTCCTTACCCGGGCTCCACTCAGAGCCAGAGCGGACCCTTTCAGACCAGCAGCACACCCTATCTCTACTACGGAGCTTCATCCGGCTCCTACCAGTTCTCCATGGTACCCGGCGGGGATCGCTCACCCTCCCGGATGATCCCGCCTTGCACTAGCGCCTCCACGGGCACTTCCCTGGTGAACCCCAACCTACCCAGCCAGACAGAAGGAGGGGTGGATGGCGACGGGAGCCACAGTAACTCCCCAACAGTTCTTAACTCTGGAGGCCGTATGGATGAAGCTGTCTGGAGGCCATACTGA